One segment of Anastrepha obliqua isolate idAnaObli1 chromosome 3, idAnaObli1_1.0, whole genome shotgun sequence DNA contains the following:
- the LOC129240888 gene encoding trafficking protein particle complex subunit 3 isoform X2 encodes MSRQASRFDAKKVNAEFLTLTYGALVTQMLRDFENVEDVNKQLERIGYNMGMRLIEDFLARTSAPRCLEMRETADRLQQAFRIYLNVQPTISNWSASSDEFSLVFETNPLTEFVELPQDLTNLRYSSILSGCIRGALEMVQLDVQCWFVQDQLKGDNVTELRIKFVRRLEDAIPAGED; translated from the exons atgtcTCGACAAGCTTCACGTTTCGACGCTAAAAAAGTG AATGCCGAGTTCTTAACGCTCACCTATGGTGCGCTAGTAACGCAAATGTTGCGTGATTTCGAGAATGTCGAAGATGTAAATAAACAGTTAGAACGTATAGGCTATAATATGGGTATGCGGTTAATAGAAGATTTCTTAGCAAGAACCTCAGCTCCCCGCTGTTTAGAAATGCGTGAAACAGCTGATCGCCTACAGCAGGCATTCCGCATCTACTTAAATGTGCAACCTACCATTTCTAACTGGTCTGCTTCTTCGGATGAATTTTCCTTAGTTTTCGAAACCAATCCACTAACAGAATTTGTCGAATTGCCTCAGGATTTAACCAATTTACGTTATAGTTCCATACTTAGTGGTTGCATACGCGGTGCACTGGAGATGGTGCAATTGGACGTGCAGTGCTGGTTTGTACAG GATCAATTGAAAGGTGACAATGTGACTGAGCTTCGAATTAAATTCGTACGCCGCCTGGAAGACGCTATACCTGCTGGCGAGGATTAG
- the LOC129240888 gene encoding nuclear transcription factor Y subunit alpha isoform X1, whose translation MDVNNILSNDTFKTEKTTGTVAVLAQNKKNFSDQKKIQLIPMMTAGGAQIIIGQVPQQQTQAASGATATATGLIPLQTGQIMLQQPPQSAQAMQLLQLPDGQTLFYQPPATSLTLDPNTATAQATSQPQLININGQIMQIAASHPQGPSHNGPSVGQQIIMMPQPGTTTVAVPQAATTVSAQQATSSTNPNSNSNDAAAAVAQAEEDSSKGESEEEPLYVNAKQYKRILIRRQARAKLESRIPKERSKYLHESRHRHAMNRVRGEGGRFHSAQGKGEMGGSGSGNCESQMQTVQSRATVRAPPKLIAPHQTPIPAPTPSITITPIK comes from the coding sequence ATGGATGTAAATAACATTTTATCTAACGATACATTTAAAACCGAGAAGACTACAGGAACCGTCGCTGTACttgcacaaaataaaaaaaacttttcagaccagaaaaaaatacaactgATCCCTATGATGACCGCTGGTGGAGCACAAATAATTATCGGGCAAGTGCCACAACAGCAGACTCAAGCGGCAAGCGGAGCGACAGCAACAGCAACTGGACTTATTCCTCTGCAAACGGGCCAAATAATGTTGCAACAGCCACCCCAATCCGCACAGGCCATGCAGCTCCTCCAATTGCCCGATGGCCAAACACTATTTTACCAACCTCCAGCAACTTCATTAACGCTAGATCCGAATACAGCAACTGCCCAAGCCACATCTCAGCCACAACTTATAAACATAAACGGTCAAATAATGCAAATCGCTGCTTCCCATCCGCAAGGTCCCTCCCATAATGGCCCATCTGTAGGGCAACAAATCATTATGATGCCACAGCCAGGAACTACAACAGTTGCTGTACCTCAAGCTGCCACAACAGTATCAGCACAGCAAGCGACTTCTTCCACGAATCCAAACAGTAACTCAAACGATGCCGCTGCAGCGGTAGCACAAGCAGAAGAAGACTCAAGTAAAGGAGAATCGGAAGAAGAACCTCTTTATGTTAACGCTAAACAATATAAAAGGATACTAATACGACGACAAGCTCGTGCAAAATTGGAATCTCGTATACCAAAGGAACGCTCCAAATATTTGCATGAGTCTCGTCACCGTCATGCAATGAATCGGGTACGAGGAGAAGGTGGACGTTTTCATTCGGCACAGGGAAAGGGTGAAATGGGTGGATCTGGTTCCGGTAATTGCGAGTCACAAATGCAAACGGTACAGTCACGCGCAACTGTCCGGGCTCCACCAAAGTTGATCGCCCCACATCAAACGCCAATACCAGCACCAACTCCTAGTATAACCATAAcgccaataaaataa
- the LOC129240891 gene encoding PHAF1 protein CG7083, translating to MLDLEIVPELSLGCDAWEFVLGMHFSQAIAIIQSQVGIIKGVQVLYSDTNPLGVDIIINLPQDGVRLIFDPVVQRLKTIEVFHMKLVKLKYGGVHFNSPEVLPSIEQIEHSFGATHPGVYDAAKQLFALHFRGLSFFFPVDSKLQEGYAHGLGSLIFLSGASPVVSKMSLYAGSNVSDTRAPPLPLSCYHRQIYLDSATVLRSANGYTKGLKLKLFTEGSSRAMEQRRQCFTREVLFGDSCQDVAMKLGAPNRIFFKSEDKMKIHSSRVNRQAQSKRSDTFFNYFTLGIDVLFDARTHTCKKFVLHTNYPGHFNFNMYHRCEFKFNMNFEYGNCDRSITDDIEVNAYAKWDEISAVVPSARPVVLHRASSTNTANPFGATFCYGYQDIIFEVMTNNHIASVTLYSTIPPAKQIEQSYQQHKMQDIRLTVA from the coding sequence ATGTTGGATTTAGAAATCGTGCCAGAGTTGTCGCTTGGTTGTGATGCTTGGGAATTTGTCTTAGGCATGCACTTTTCGCAAGCCATAGCGATCATTCAATCACAGGTGGGAATCATAAAGGGCGTGCAAGTACTTTATTCAGATACGAATCCATTGGGTGTGGATATCATAATTAACTTGCCACAAGATGGTGTTCGCTTGATTTTTGATCCAGTTGTTCAACGTTTAAAAACTATTGAAGTATTCCACATGAAGTTGGTAAAACTGAAGTACGGTGGAGTTCATTTTAATTCTCCCGAGGTGCTGCCTTCCATTGAACAAATTGAGCATTCCTTTGGGGCTACCCATCCAGGAGTATATGATGCTGCGAAACAACTATTTGCTTTGCACTTTCGAGGTTTAAGCTTCTTCTTCCCAGTGGATAGCAAATTACAAGAAGGTTACGCACATGGTTTGGGATCACTGATCTTTTTAAGTGGCGCATCGCCTGTTGTGTCTAAGATGTCATTGTATGCCGGTAGTAATGTTTCTGACACACGTGCTCCCCCGCTTCCATTGTCTTGTTACCATCGTCAAATCTATCTAGATTCTGCAACTGTTTTGCGTTCCGCAAACGGTTATACCAAGGGCCTAAAACTGAAGCTCTTCACTGAGGGTTCTAGTCGTGCTATGGAACAACGGCGTCAATGCTTCACAAGAGAAGTGCTCTTCGGTGACAGCTGCCAGGATGTAGCTATGAAGCTTGGTGCACCTAACCGAATATTCTTTAAGAGCGaagataaaatgaaaatacattCATCGAGAGTAAATCGTCAGGCACAGAGTAAACGCagtgatacattttttaattatttcacacTTGGAATAGATGTATTGTTCGATGCTCGAACACATACTTGCAAAAAATTCGTTCTGCACACAAATTATCCGGgacatttcaatttcaatatgtACCATCGTTGTGAATTCAAGTTCAATATGAATTTTGAATATGGAAATTGCGATCGAAGCATAACCGACGACATTGAAGTTAATGCATATGCGAAGTGGGACGAGATTAGTGCCGTAGTGCCATCAGCTCGTCCGGTGGTGCTCCATCGCGCCAGCTCAACAAACACTGCCAATCCTTTCGGTGCAACCTTCTGCTACGGTTATCAGGATATTATATTCGAGGTTATGACGAACAACCATATCGCCTCTGTCACATTGTATAGTACGATTCCACCGGCGAAGCAAATCGAGCAGTCTTACCAGCAGCACAAAATGCAAGACATACGTTTAACAGTTGCGTGA
- the LOC129240890 gene encoding DNA primase small subunit: protein MSEQTTPDEKTSKYDPSILPDMLPVYYKRLFPHKPFYRWLSYGLSEGGIFANREFSYTLHDDIYIRYRCYDTQHELENDICTTCPHKIDIGAVMNTKPKNFRITSTAMQPVQRELVFDIDMDDYNEVRTCCTGSTVCLKCWKFMALAARLLDAALREDFGFEHILWVFSGRRGVHGWVCDYDARHLDSRGRSAVAEYLQISTNVTVNGVIVARVQIGERMHHSVRRALKFVEPLFNEIVLEDQNLFGDVKGVAKLLSMIPEESARKDVEAYLNKTNEDGAHSRVIWASFVRYANSMRTGAVSVWTRKLKNIVEEIQLGILYPRLDINVTKGMNHLLKSPFCIHPGTGKVCVPFNCNAAAKFDPTTVPNISQLLQEINAFDDKSKSLNNGPEDKSRIKDYKKTGMFKGVVVFEEFLRKLESSLKAKAIDVSDQTMEF from the exons atgtccGAACAAACAACGCCAGATGAGAAGACTTCCAAGTACGACCCCAGTATACTTCCGGACATGCTGCCTGTCTACTACAAACGATTGTTTCCACATAAACCCTTTTATCGTTGGTTGTCTTATGGACTTT CTGAAGGCGGTATCTTTGCTAACCGCGAGTTTTCATACACTCTTCATGATGATATCTATATTCGATACCGTTGCTACGACACCCAACATGAGTTGGAAAACGACATCTGCACGACATGCCCGCATAAGATCGACATTGGTGCTGTTATGAATACCAa ACCAAAAAACTTTCGAATTACATCAACGGCAATGCAGCCGGTACAGCGCGAACTGGTTTTCGATATTGACATGGATGATTACAATGAAGTGCGCACCTGTTGTACCGGCTCAACAGTATGTTTGAAATGCTGGAAGTTCATGGCTTTGGCCGCACGTCTTCTTGATGCTGCGTTACGCGAAGACTTTGGTTTCGAACATATACTGTGGGTCTTTTCTGGTCGTCGTGGTGTGCATGGCTGGGTATGTGATTATGACGCACGCCACTTGGATTCCAGAGGTCGTTCGGCAGTTGCTGAATATTTGCAGATTTCTACAAACGTGACAGTTAATGGTGTGATTGTAGCTCGCGTACAAATCGGCGAACGAATGCATCATAGTGTCCGACGCGCGCTCAAGTTTGTGGAGCCACTTTTCAACGAAATTGTATTAGAAGATCAGAATTTATTTGGTGATGTTAAAGGTGTTGCTAAATTGTTGTCAATGATTCCGGAAGAGTCGGCGCGTAAGGATGTGGAGGcttatttgaataaaacaaatgaAGATGGTGCACACTCACGTGTAATATGGGCATCGTTCGTGCGTTATGCCAATTCGATGCGAACGGGTGCTGTTAGTGTCTGGACAcggaaactaaaaaatattgttgaagaGATTCAGTTGGGCATACTTTACCCGCGTTTGGATATTAATGTTACAAAAGGCATGAACCATTTGCTGAAATCCCCCTTTTGTATTCATCCAGGCACTGGGAAGGTTTGTGTGCCGTTCAATTGTAATGCGGCTGCGAAATTCGACCCGACCACAGTGCCAAACATTTCACAATTGTTGCAAGAGATTAATGCTTTTGACGATAAATCAAAAAGTCTAAATAATGGTCCCGAAGATAAGAGCCGAATTAAAGATTATAAAAAGACAGGCATGTTTAAAGGTGTAGTGGTATTTGAAGAGTTCTTGCGTAAATTGGAAAGTAgtttaaaagcaaaagcaatagATGTAAGTGACCAAACAATGGAGTTTTAA
- the LOC129240889 gene encoding heat shock 70 kDa protein 14 has translation MWPRFGIKIGNSTLCIAHVKADGKPEVIANKQGDRNSQACLLWSGQEEIECGLTAKQKMATRPKQAVANSFQLLMPQELDPDRLSTAVSELPCEYDTLSHTFQLKCQIQDDKSDELKEDVRELTPFEVQVALFRAELELARQYHNVAEKDPIVVLSIPCYYPRTAWPELARAAEEAGFHVAQIITEQTAAILAYGIGEQDASEVSSKSNIGDETQYVLTIKCGGLNSHFALYAVRDGLYTQLDAYGPFPIGGQHFSDALVQFICEEFKRKYKLDPHESRRSLAKIRNAATNCKHILTTLPSTQIYIDSLMDGVDFNAQMSRARFESLIQPVISNFMQTLNDCLERSTAKHSQIKGVNSIVLLGATMRIPKLQSVIAARFPNAQLHSAISADEVVAIGCARQATFLHAPLEQDLLATEERVYVEEDLLIWQGNDETNAQILLGKGTSLPRKVQIELKQAEGSEDGGIIRVRAGGEVNEVLLEGTTSADNGTYRIEADIDCKQVGAEAIRKPRLRIRVL, from the coding sequence ATGTGGCCAAGGTTCGGTATTAAAATAGGCAACAGCACCTTATGTATTGCACATGTGAAAGCGGATGGCAAACCGGAAGTCATTGCGAACAAACAAGGTGATCGCAACTCGCAAGCATGCCTCCTTTGGAGTGGCCAGGAAGAAATCGAGTGCGGATTGACGGCCAAACAAAAAATGGCCACAAGGCCTAAACAAGCAGTTGCAAATAGTTTTCAGCTGCTAATGCCGCAGGAGTTAGATCCAGATAGACTTTCCACAGCAGTTAGTGAACTTCCATGTGAATATGATACGCTCAGTCATACTTTCCAGCTAAAATGTCAAATACAGGATGACAAGAGCGATGAACTAAAGGAGGATGTACGTGAGTTGACCCCTTTTGAAGTACAAGTGGCACTTTTTCGTGCAGAACTGGAATTAGCGCGTCAATACCATAATGTAGCGGAAAAAGACCCGATTGTGGTACTTTCAATACCATGCTATTACCCTCGAACTGCTTGGCCAGAATTGGCTCGTGCTGCCGAAGAGGCTGGATTTCATGTGGCGCAGATTATTACGGAACAAACCGCTGCAATCCTCGCCTACGGTATAGGCGAACAAGATGCATCCGAAGTCAGTTCAAAATCCAACATTGGAGACGAAACGCAATATGTGCTAACTATTAAATGTGGTGGCTTGAATAGCCATTTTGCTTTGTATGCAGTGAGAGATGGCCTTTACACTCAACTAGATGCTTATGGACCTTTTCCAATCGGCGGCCAGCATTTCAGTGATGCGCTAGTTCAATTCATTTGCGAAGAATTCAAGCGCAAATATAAATTGGATCCACACGAAAGTCGACGATCTTTAGCAAAGATACGGAATGCGGCTACAAACTGCAAACACATATTGACAACTCTTCCCTCGACACAAATATATATTGATTCACTTATGGACGGTGTTGACTTCAATGCTCAAATGTCGCGTGCCCGATTTGAAAGCCTAATTCAGCCGGTGATTAGCAATTTTATGCAGACATTAAATGATTGCCTTGAACGTTCGACAGCTAAACACAGCCAAATAAAGGGTGTCAACTCAATTGTGTTGCTGGGAGCAACGATGCGTATACCAAAATTGCAATCAGTCATTGCAGCACGTTTCCCTAACGCGCAATTGCATTCAGCAATTTCCGCTGATGAGGTAGTTGCTATAGGTTGTGCACGCCAAGCAACTTTTCTTCATGCACCACTAGAACAAGACTTGCTTGCAACAGAAGAACGAGTATATGTAGAAGAGGACCTGTTAATTTGGCAAGGCAATGATGAAACAAATGCACAAATTCTACTTGGCAAGGGGACTTCGCTGCCGCGTAAAGTACAAATAGAATTGAAACAAGCTGAAGGATCAGAGGATGGCGGCATCATCCGAGTACGAGCAGGTGGAGAAGTAAATGAAGTTCTTTTGGAAGGTACCACATCCGCAGATAATGGCACCTACCGTATTGAGGCAGACATCGATTGCAAACAAGTCGGCGCTGAAGCCATAAGAAAACCGAGATTGCGAATACGGgtactttaa